Below is a window of Leisingera sp. S132 DNA.
ATGGCATCTGGGCCAACTTCAGCTTGCTGCATGCGCCGCGGGCTGATCTCCCCGGTCATCTGACCCGCATCCATCGAGCCTTGAACCCCGGCGGCATCTTCCATATTGGCATGAAGCTCGGAGACAGCGAGGGGCGTGACAAACTGGGACGTTTCTACGCCTATTACAGCGAGGACGAATTGAGAAATCAGCTTCAAAACGCGAGTTTCACCGTGACCCGGTCCCGCCGCGGCAATGGCCAGGGATTGGCCGGAGGAATTGAAACCTACGTGATCCTGACCGCGCATGCCTGAACTGTTTGCTTATACCGACGGCGCCTGTTCTGGAAACCCCGGCCCCGGCGGCTGGGGCGTTCTGCTGCGCGCCATGGACGGTGACACCATCGTCAAAGAAAAAGAACTGAGCGGCGGCGAGGGTGAGACCACCAACAACCGGATGGAACTCCTGGCCGCGATCAACGCGCTGGAAAGCCTGGCACGGCCCTCCACGATCACAGTGGTCACCGACTCGGCCTATGTGAAGAACGGCGTCACCGGCTGGATCTTCGGCTGGAAAAGGAACGGCTGGAAGACGTCGAACAAAAAACCTGTGAAAAACGTCGAGCTGTGGCAGCGTCTGGACGAAGCGCAAGCCCGCCACAAGGTGACCTGGGAATGGGTTAAGGGCCACGCAGGCCACCCGGAAAACGAGCGCGCGGATGAACTGGCGCGCGCGGGCATGGCGCCCTTCAAGAAGAAGAAAAGCGTCTGATGCGCGAGGGCATCGCATGACCTTTCTGGCGCTGTTGGACTATGCCTCGGTGCTGGTCTTTGCCCTCTCCGGCGCGCTGGTGGCCAGCCGGGCGCAGCTGGACATTGTCGGTTTTGCCTTTGTCGCCAGCCTGACCGCGCTTGGCGGCGGCACCTTGCGCGACCTGCTGCTGGACCGCAATCCGGTGTTCTGGATCGGCAACCCCAACTACATCCTGCTGGCCGCGCTGGCCGCCGTGGCGGTGTTCTTCACTGCGCATCTCTTGGAAAGCCGCCTGCGCTGGGTGGTCTGGCTCGACAGCTTTGCCCTTGCCATTGCTGTACCTGCCGGCACCGGCGCCGCGATCTCGCTGGATAGTCCGCCGGTGATCGTCGTGCTGATGGGTATGGCCACCGGCACCATGGGCGGGCTGATGCGCGACGTGGTCTGCAACGAAGTGCCCTTGGTGCTGAAACAGGGTGAGCTTTACATCACCTGCGCCATGGCAGGCGCGATCACCGCCGTTGCGGCCATCTGGCTGGGGTTTGAGCTGAAGTTCGCGCTGCTGTCCTGCGCCGGGGTCTGCTGGGTGCTGCGGGCTGGCTCCATTCTGTTTGGCTGGCACCTGCCGGTCTACAAGAGCCGCCCGCCGCGCAGCTAGGCCAGGCTGTTAGCGCTGGATGTATTTCTGCCAGAGCCAGATCAGCACAAGGGCGCCCAGAACTGCGCCCACGAAACCGGCCATGAAGCCCATCACCGCCAGCAGCGCGCGCAGCACCAGACCGCCCACCAGCGCCCCAGCCATGCCGATGCAGACCGTGGTGATGATATCGGTTTCCAGTTTCATCAGCCGGGTTGCCAGAAAGCCTGCCGCGGCACCGATGATGATCAGGGCAATGATGGGCATCAGACCCTCCGGTTACAGGCGGCGGCCCTTGGGAACCGGGAAGCCGCGCAGGAATACATCGGGATCCTGCGCGCTTTTGCCTGCCCGTTGCAAGCGCAACAGCTGCACCGCTCCTTCGCCGCAGGCCACGGTCAGGCTGTCGTCCAGCACCTCGCCGGGCGCCCC
It encodes the following:
- the rnhA gene encoding ribonuclease HI — its product is MPELFAYTDGACSGNPGPGGWGVLLRAMDGDTIVKEKELSGGEGETTNNRMELLAAINALESLARPSTITVVTDSAYVKNGVTGWIFGWKRNGWKTSNKKPVKNVELWQRLDEAQARHKVTWEWVKGHAGHPENERADELARAGMAPFKKKKSV
- a CDS encoding trimeric intracellular cation channel family protein, which translates into the protein MTFLALLDYASVLVFALSGALVASRAQLDIVGFAFVASLTALGGGTLRDLLLDRNPVFWIGNPNYILLAALAAVAVFFTAHLLESRLRWVVWLDSFALAIAVPAGTGAAISLDSPPVIVVLMGMATGTMGGLMRDVVCNEVPLVLKQGELYITCAMAGAITAVAAIWLGFELKFALLSCAGVCWVLRAGSILFGWHLPVYKSRPPRS
- a CDS encoding GlsB/YeaQ/YmgE family stress response membrane protein; protein product: MPIIALIIIGAAAGFLATRLMKLETDIITTVCIGMAGALVGGLVLRALLAVMGFMAGFVGAVLGALVLIWLWQKYIQR